In Thermodesulfobacteriota bacterium, a genomic segment contains:
- a CDS encoding FAD-dependent oxidoreductase yields the protein MTHLFTNTNPLRIAIIGSGPAGFYAADHLLRQNKFVVEVDMYDRLPTPHGLVRSGVAPDHQKIKSVIRVYDKIAANPRFRFYGFVEFGKHIQLEDLKRHYHQIIFATGAQTDKRMNIPGEDLQGSHAATEFVAWYNGHPDYGHLQFDLSEEKVAVIGVGNVAIDVARILCLTQEELRRTDIADYALESLSKSRARDVYILGRRGPAQATFTNPEIKELGNLADADVVTLPDEVELDKITRLSLEQSNDQIAMRKIEILQGYAIRKTTQKSRKIHLRFFVSPVELVGDESGRVSAIRLVKNELYSDENGSLKSRPTGRFEKLPVGLVFRSIGYNGIPLPNVPFDEKWGVVFNQRGRVIDPETQRPLLGLYATGWVKRGPTGVIGTNKTDSAETVDCILEDALCGNILNPPHPEANSVENLISERQPNYVTYKDWLSIDALEVARGEAEGRPRVKYTSISDIFTALGREHQLVGCSKDERVERKNI from the coding sequence ATGTACGACCGATTGCCTACGCCCCATGGCCTGGTGCGCTCCGGCGTGGCTCCAGACCATCAAAAAATCAAATCGGTTATCAGGGTCTATGATAAAATTGCAGCCAATCCCCGGTTCCGTTTCTACGGCTTCGTCGAATTTGGCAAGCATATCCAGCTAGAAGACCTGAAAAGGCATTACCATCAGATTATATTTGCCACAGGCGCACAAACAGACAAGCGCATGAACATACCGGGTGAGGACCTACAAGGCAGCCACGCGGCTACCGAATTCGTAGCCTGGTACAACGGCCATCCCGACTATGGCCATCTTCAGTTTGACCTCTCTGAAGAAAAGGTTGCAGTTATAGGCGTTGGTAATGTGGCGATAGATGTAGCTCGCATTTTGTGCCTTACCCAGGAAGAGTTAAGACGGACAGACATCGCCGACTACGCCCTAGAATCCCTGAGTAAGAGTCGGGCCAGGGATGTATACATACTCGGACGACGGGGCCCGGCTCAGGCAACGTTCACGAATCCGGAAATCAAAGAACTTGGCAACCTTGCCGATGCGGATGTAGTCACATTACCGGATGAGGTCGAGCTCGACAAAATAACTCGATTGTCATTAGAACAAAGCAATGACCAGATAGCGATGAGAAAAATTGAGATTCTACAGGGATACGCTATCAGAAAGACCACTCAAAAATCTCGCAAGATTCATTTGCGATTTTTTGTGTCTCCTGTAGAGCTGGTCGGAGACGAATCCGGCCGTGTTTCGGCTATTCGCCTGGTAAAAAATGAACTCTATTCCGATGAGAATGGCAGTCTCAAATCCCGTCCGACAGGTCGTTTTGAAAAATTGCCGGTTGGCCTCGTCTTCCGCTCGATTGGGTACAATGGGATTCCCCTGCCAAATGTACCCTTTGACGAAAAATGGGGAGTCGTGTTTAACCAAAGAGGGCGTGTTATCGACCCTGAAACCCAAAGACCCCTCCTCGGTCTTTATGCTACTGGCTGGGTTAAGCGCGGCCCCACTGGAGTAATCGGGACAAACAAAACTGACTCCGCCGAGACTGTAGATTGTATTCTCGAAGACGCCCTATGTGGCAACATTCTTAACCCGCCCCACCCCGAAGCAAACAGCGTGGAAAATCTCATTAGTGAGCGCCAACCCAATTACGTCACCTATAAGGACTGGCTAAGCATTGATGCGCTAGAAGTAGCACGTGGGGAGGCAGAGGGGCGTCCACGCGTTAAGTACACCAGTATTTCCGATATATTCACTGCCCTCGGACGTGAACATCAATTAGTTGGCTGCTCCAAAGATGAAAGGGTTGAAAGGAAGAATATTTAA
- a CDS encoding sigma 54-interacting transcriptional regulator, with the protein MIPMGERDDKKLQGSRGRLNKENTTSKEQPNSRPFVSNIIGTSPSIREIIKLIEKVSDSPLNVLITGESGTGKELAARTIHTNSSRFDKPFVAINCAALPESLFESELFGIEKGVATGVERRAGKIEMASGGTLFLDEIGDMSLAAQAKLLRVLQERKLERIGGRSTIEVDVRVIAATNKDLKSEIKKGNFREDLYYRLNAVHINMPPLREIKGDIPLLAQHFLSSFVNELGRDSMRLSPEAMDCLVKYDWPGNVRELENEIKRAAILVDSDVIEESDLSDNVRGVIVSRDTLQRAPAEESTRFLRGTVEEIEIRKIKEALEKSGGNKQRASEILGISRQGLINKMKRYGLSSETKPEIGRSTGSVQECQNCGKENPPNKEFCTECGHKLSEGVKPAKVPKSDEPQSYPLLSAGKSQFLYSSGGELEQGYFVPFTGKSYSLWFFVKRKPSLVIAISVLLIAMILGGGWFVFHGTTLFNTQPHRLGLLYVRSQGEYAGTAQLIEEQINRNFSTMPGIEWIAREGMLDLFSKAGVKNLRAIEELEINACEAARQGGLDYSLVGRLKSLGENRWRLDSEIICTTTRSVVGTFSAEGTSLQNIVSDLQNQVQEWIKEEL; encoded by the coding sequence ATGATTCCTATGGGCGAAAGGGATGATAAAAAACTCCAGGGGTCAAGAGGCCGCTTAAATAAAGAAAACACCACCTCAAAAGAACAACCTAATAGCAGACCCTTTGTAAGTAACATCATAGGAACAAGCCCCAGTATACGGGAAATAATAAAGTTAATAGAGAAGGTCAGTGACAGCCCTTTAAACGTTCTTATCACCGGGGAGAGTGGTACCGGAAAGGAGCTTGCCGCACGTACTATCCATACAAACAGCTCCCGCTTTGATAAACCCTTTGTCGCCATTAACTGCGCAGCCCTGCCGGAGAGCCTTTTTGAGAGCGAGCTTTTTGGCATTGAGAAGGGTGTGGCAACAGGAGTGGAGAGGAGAGCGGGAAAGATTGAGATGGCAAGCGGCGGAACCCTATTTCTTGATGAAATTGGAGATATGAGTCTTGCCGCCCAGGCCAAGCTTCTGCGGGTGCTTCAGGAGAGGAAGCTAGAGAGAATCGGAGGAAGAAGCACGATAGAAGTGGATGTAAGGGTTATCGCGGCTACGAATAAAGACCTAAAAAGCGAGATAAAAAAGGGAAACTTCCGTGAAGACCTGTATTACCGACTAAATGCCGTCCATATCAATATGCCTCCCCTTCGTGAGATTAAAGGGGATATTCCACTCCTTGCACAGCACTTCTTGAGTAGCTTTGTAAATGAACTAGGAAGGGACTCCATGCGTCTTTCCCCTGAAGCGATGGATTGCCTCGTAAAATACGATTGGCCCGGAAACGTAAGGGAGTTGGAGAACGAGATAAAACGTGCAGCAATTTTGGTTGATAGTGATGTAATCGAGGAGAGTGACCTTTCGGATAATGTAAGAGGCGTAATAGTTAGCAGGGACACGTTGCAACGTGCCCCTGCCGAGGAAAGCACTAGATTTCTTAGAGGAACGGTGGAAGAAATTGAGATTCGGAAGATAAAAGAGGCGTTAGAAAAAAGCGGAGGCAATAAGCAAAGGGCCTCTGAGATTCTGGGGATTTCCAGGCAGGGGCTCATAAATAAGATGAAGAGATATGGGCTATCTAGCGAGACTAAGCCGGAGATCGGTCGTTCTACAGGTTCAGTCCAAGAATGTCAAAACTGTGGAAAAGAAAATCCTCCGAATAAGGAGTTTTGCACCGAATGTGGCCACAAGCTTAGTGAAGGCGTTAAACCGGCTAAAGTTCCTAAATCAGATGAACCCCAGAGCTACCCTCTTTTATCTGCTGGAAAATCTCAGTTTCTTTACTCAAGTGGCGGTGAGTTGGAACAGGGTTACTTTGTCCCATTTACAGGAAAATCATATTCATTATGGTTCTTCGTCAAACGTAAGCCTAGTTTAGTGATTGCTATTTCAGTGTTACTTATTGCTATGATACTGGGCGGAGGATGGTTTGTTTTTCATGGCACCACGCTGTTTAACACTCAACCACATAGGCTAGGGCTTCTTTATGTCCGAAGCCAGGGCGAGTATGCAGGTACTGCACAATTGATCGAAGAGCAAATTAACCGGAACTTCAGCACCATGCCTGGAATTGAGTGGATTGCCCGCGAAGGGATGTTAGACCTTTTCTCCAAAGCCGGGGTTAAAAACTTAAGGGCTATCGAAGAGCTTGAAATCAACGCTTGCGAGGCTGCCCGACAAGGTGGACTCGATTATTCCTTGGTCGGACGCCTCAAGTCCTTGGGAGAAAACCGTTGGCGGCTTGATTCTGAAATCATCTGTACCACTACACGCTCGGTTGTCGGAACCTTCTCAGCCGAAGGCACGTCTCTTCAAAACATCGTGTCTGACCTGCAAAACCAGGTTCAGGAATGGATTAAAGAAGAACTTTGA
- a CDS encoding cupin domain-containing protein, with protein MQTKRLIITCLSFLALIMVWNGILTKVEATTSDHGLFTPGEIKWTDAPSALPTGAKLAVLEGNPFEKGFYTMRLLMPDGYRIPPHWHSGVEHVTVISGTFNLGMGDKFDEKVGTVMPVGTFGFLPPQTKHFAWATGETVIQLHGVGPWEITYVNPQDDPRNVKK; from the coding sequence ATGCAAACAAAACGCTTAATTATAACTTGCCTTTCCTTCTTGGCCCTTATTATGGTGTGGAATGGGATTCTCACTAAAGTAGAAGCAACGACAAGCGATCACGGACTCTTCACGCCGGGAGAGATTAAGTGGACGGACGCGCCATCGGCGCTTCCTACCGGTGCTAAGCTGGCAGTTCTGGAGGGCAACCCCTTTGAGAAGGGTTTCTACACGATGCGCCTCCTGATGCCCGATGGATACAGGATCCCACCGCACTGGCATTCAGGGGTTGAGCATGTGACCGTTATTTCAGGCACTTTCAACCTCGGCATGGGAGACAAGTTCGATGAGAAGGTCGGGACGGTTATGCCCGTGGGAACTTTTGGTTTCCTACCGCCGCAAACGAAGCACTTCGCTTGGGCAACCGGAGAGACAGTCATCCAGCTCCACGGGGTAGGACCGTGGGAAATCACCTATGTAAATCCACAGGATGACCCACGGAATGTAAAGAAGTAG
- a CDS encoding SUMF1/EgtB/PvdO family nonheme iron enzyme: protein MVRYFVFSIVFVVMVFVALVVTSTSSFATDDPNVIHACIKKNNGQLRVVGEPSECLPSENPIDLQAVVEVEEDECPVNMVPVGNICVDMYEASVWSQPPDADGNPQGTQFGEVNFYPCSDNGNDCSDPNQPSKMIYAASVPGVRPSAFITWFQAQQACANVGKRLLTNAEWQMAAAGTDDSGTDHTTAACNIFPGPGLEPEPTGSRSDCVSNWGVFDMVGNVWEWVGDWIQDNSDNDRGDIPSSLDYGNDLIFGVDEAFPELERFPAALFRGSNMAFGTGAGVFALDARFGPTFSFGGLGFRCAK from the coding sequence ATGGTTAGGTACTTTGTTTTTTCCATTGTCTTTGTAGTAATGGTTTTTGTTGCTTTAGTCGTGACCAGCACATCCAGCTTTGCCACCGACGACCCGAATGTGATACACGCCTGCATTAAAAAGAATAATGGGCAACTTAGAGTGGTCGGAGAACCAAGCGAGTGCCTGCCATCAGAAAACCCGATTGATTTACAGGCGGTGGTAGAAGTTGAAGAGGATGAATGCCCAGTGAACATGGTTCCGGTGGGAAATATATGTGTGGACATGTATGAGGCGAGCGTGTGGTCTCAACCCCCTGATGCTGATGGAAACCCACAGGGAACTCAGTTCGGAGAAGTGAATTTCTATCCCTGCTCAGACAACGGAAACGACTGCTCAGACCCAAACCAGCCTAGTAAGATGATATATGCCGCATCTGTGCCAGGAGTAAGGCCCTCTGCGTTTATCACCTGGTTTCAAGCACAGCAGGCGTGTGCTAATGTGGGGAAGAGACTGCTTACGAATGCAGAGTGGCAGATGGCTGCCGCAGGGACGGATGACTCTGGAACGGACCACACTACGGCGGCTTGTAACATATTTCCTGGCCCTGGTCTTGAGCCTGAGCCCACCGGTTCCCGCTCAGATTGTGTCTCAAACTGGGGAGTATTTGATATGGTAGGGAACGTATGGGAGTGGGTAGGGGACTGGATACAGGATAACTCTGATAATGATAGAGGAGATATACCCAGTTCTCTTGATTATGGCAATGATTTAATCTTTGGAGTAGATGAGGCGTTTCCTGAGCTTGAAAGGTTTCCAGCGGCGCTTTTCCGTGGCAGCAACATGGCTTTCGGCACGGGCGCCGGGGTCTTCGCGCTCGATGCCCGCTTTGGGCCTACGTTCTCGTTCGGCGGCCTCGGCTTCCGTTGCGCCAAGTAG